In the genome of Flavobacterium panacagri, one region contains:
- the dnaG gene encoding DNA primase → MISQATIDSVFETARVEEVIGDFVNLKRAGSNFKGLSPFSDERSPSFMVSPAKGIWKDFSTGKGGNSVKFLMEHSQFTYPEAIRYLARKYNIEIEETEQTDAEKAMTDVRESMYLVSEFAAKYFHDVLLNSEEGKAIGYSYFKERGFTNETIKKFNLGYSPETWDALTKEALGKGYKLEFLESTGLTIAREDRPFDRFKGRVMFPIQSMSGRVLGFGGRILTNDKKAAKYLNSPESDIYHKSKVLYGIFHAKQSIAKQNNCYLVEGYTDVIQFNQAGIENVVASSGTALTPDQIRLVNRLTRNITVLFDGDAAGLRASIRGIDLILEEGMNVRVCSFPDGEDPDSFARKNSHDDLVSYLEENSKDFIQFKASILMNEAKNDPIKKADLIRDMVTSISKIPDRIQREVYIQECARIMDISEQVLVSTLAQLIQKDLAEANKKQKQEQKPFEVHRNQPPNAGTFSGGDPDDPRTGPPEGYDYPGDPGYYPQEQNQKVDILYGFERKVIEVLLLYGSVVEDFEDVFLKADEEGNVKEVSEKRQYKVFEKIYLSLQEDEIQLSNVLFQNIYTNLIDFYNQNESFSLDKYLMHLEPEFAQEVTNILMEDERLTIHNWEGQNIFPKQKSETIEQNVSETIFAMRWYLVSAIIAELKNSLLTNPQEDNSEILSMVIDYSKLLNNFSKKLGRVVVPYH, encoded by the coding sequence TTGATTTCACAAGCCACCATTGATTCTGTTTTTGAAACTGCTCGAGTAGAGGAGGTTATCGGCGATTTTGTGAATTTAAAACGCGCAGGAAGTAATTTCAAAGGATTGAGTCCATTCTCAGATGAGCGCTCTCCTTCCTTTATGGTTTCGCCTGCAAAAGGAATTTGGAAGGATTTTAGTACTGGAAAAGGAGGGAATTCCGTTAAATTCTTAATGGAACATTCACAATTTACTTATCCGGAAGCCATTCGATATTTAGCCCGAAAATACAATATAGAAATCGAAGAAACCGAACAGACAGATGCAGAAAAAGCGATGACAGATGTTCGCGAAAGTATGTATTTGGTTTCTGAATTTGCGGCTAAATATTTTCACGACGTACTCTTAAATAGTGAAGAAGGAAAAGCGATTGGATATTCTTATTTTAAAGAAAGAGGATTTACAAACGAAACGATCAAAAAATTCAATTTAGGATATTCTCCAGAAACTTGGGATGCTTTGACGAAAGAAGCCCTAGGAAAAGGATATAAATTGGAATTCTTAGAAAGTACAGGTTTGACTATTGCCAGAGAAGACCGTCCGTTTGACCGATTTAAAGGACGCGTAATGTTCCCTATTCAAAGTATGTCAGGGCGTGTTTTAGGTTTTGGAGGACGTATTTTAACCAATGATAAAAAAGCAGCCAAATATTTAAACTCGCCTGAAAGTGATATTTACCATAAAAGTAAAGTGCTTTACGGAATATTTCATGCCAAGCAATCTATTGCGAAACAAAATAACTGCTATTTGGTTGAAGGTTACACCGACGTAATTCAGTTTAATCAAGCTGGAATTGAAAATGTTGTGGCTTCGTCTGGAACGGCTTTAACGCCGGATCAAATTCGTTTAGTGAATCGTTTGACCAGAAATATAACCGTTCTTTTTGATGGAGATGCGGCAGGTTTAAGAGCATCTATTCGAGGAATCGATTTGATTCTGGAAGAAGGAATGAATGTAAGAGTCTGCTCTTTTCCTGACGGAGAAGATCCAGATAGTTTTGCCCGAAAAAATTCTCATGATGATTTAGTTTCTTATTTAGAAGAAAATAGCAAAGACTTTATACAGTTTAAAGCTTCTATCTTGATGAATGAAGCTAAAAATGATCCCATCAAAAAAGCCGATTTGATTCGTGATATGGTAACGAGTATTTCTAAAATACCAGACCGTATCCAGCGTGAAGTTTACATTCAGGAATGTGCCCGAATTATGGATATTTCGGAGCAGGTTTTAGTAAGCACGTTAGCGCAGCTGATTCAAAAAGATCTTGCGGAAGCAAACAAAAAGCAAAAACAAGAACAAAAACCTTTTGAAGTTCATAGAAACCAGCCTCCAAATGCAGGTACGTTTTCAGGAGGAGATCCGGATGATCCGCGAACAGGACCGCCAGAAGGTTACGATTACCCAGGAGATCCCGGATATTACCCGCAAGAACAAAATCAAAAAGTTGATATTTTATATGGTTTCGAAAGGAAAGTCATTGAAGTTTTGCTTTTGTACGGAAGTGTAGTAGAAGATTTTGAAGATGTTTTCTTGAAAGCAGATGAAGAAGGAAATGTAAAGGAAGTTTCGGAAAAAAGACAATATAAAGTATTCGAAAAAATATATTTAAGTCTTCAAGAAGATGAGATACAGTTGTCGAATGTTTTATTTCAAAATATTTACACCAACCTCATTGATTTTTATAATCAGAATGAGAGCTTTAGTTTAGATAAATATTTGATGCACTTGGAGCCTGAATTTGCTCAGGAAGTAACCAATATTTTAATGGAAGACGAAAGGCTGACTATTCATAATTGGGAGGGACAGAATATTTTTCCGAAACAAAAAAGTGAAACGATTGAGCAGAATGTTTCTGAGACGATATTTGCTATGCGATGGTATTTGGTGTCTGCAATTATTGCAGAATTAAAGAATTCTCTTTTAACCAACCCGCAAGAAGATAATTCAGAAATTTTGAGTATGGTTATAGATTATTCTAAATTGCTGAATAATTTTTCTAAAAAGCTTGGACGTGTTGTGGTGCCTTACCACTAA
- the nadE gene encoding NAD(+) synthase, which produces MAKKSTIQTEKVNTHIVEWLKDYAANAKVNGFVIGISGGVDSAVTSTLCAQTGLKVLCVEMPIHQAESQVNRAKEHIEQLKKRFPNVSEVQTDLTAVFESFKSAVPKTDEEAKVSLALANTRARLRMTSLYYLAGLHGLLVAGTGNKVEDFGVGFYTKYGDGGVDLSPIADLMKSDVYALGEFLEIPQSILTAAPTDGLFGDNRTDEDQLGASYDELEWAMLAAESGNTVADFDGREKSVFEIYKRLNTNNKHKMDPIPVCIIPKTLK; this is translated from the coding sequence ATGGCTAAAAAAAGCACAATTCAGACAGAAAAAGTAAATACGCATATTGTAGAGTGGCTAAAAGATTATGCTGCTAATGCGAAAGTAAACGGTTTTGTAATTGGAATCTCGGGAGGTGTAGATTCTGCTGTAACCTCAACTTTATGCGCACAGACTGGACTGAAAGTTTTGTGTGTAGAAATGCCAATTCATCAGGCAGAAAGCCAAGTAAACAGAGCAAAAGAACATATTGAACAACTAAAAAAACGTTTCCCAAATGTTTCTGAAGTACAAACGGATTTAACTGCGGTTTTTGAATCTTTTAAAAGTGCCGTTCCAAAAACAGATGAGGAGGCAAAAGTAAGTTTAGCGCTAGCCAACACAAGAGCACGTCTAAGAATGACTTCTTTATACTATTTAGCAGGTCTTCATGGTTTATTGGTCGCTGGAACAGGAAATAAAGTAGAAGATTTTGGCGTAGGTTTTTATACTAAATATGGAGATGGAGGTGTCGATTTAAGTCCAATTGCCGATTTAATGAAATCTGACGTATATGCTTTAGGAGAATTTTTAGAAATTCCGCAATCCATTTTAACAGCAGCACCTACAGATGGCTTATTTGGAGATAACCGCACCGATGAAGACCAATTGGGAGCAAGTTACGATGAATTAGAATGGGCAATGTTAGCCGCAGAGTCAGGAAATACGGTAGCTGACTTTGATGGGAGAGAAAAATCTGTCTTTGAAATCTATAAAAGATTAAACACCAATAACAAGCATAAAATGGATCCAATTCCAGTCTGCATTATACCAAAAACGTTAAAATAA
- the gldB gene encoding gliding motility lipoprotein GldB translates to MKLYRFAVVLCLFFLSCDQKSKVEKEVEEIPVDVKVERFDKVFFETKPEDLAKIKKQYPFFFPAGNDDNVWLQKMQEPIWREVYDEVQKKYGNFEPVREEFNALFQHVKYYFPKTKIPKVITVIGEMDYNAKAIYADSLVVVALELYLGKEHKFYEFPNYLKQNFEEKQIMPDVVSSFSYRNILNSVDKSLVSQMIFEGKQLYAKDLLLPNYTDAEKMGYTPEQIKWCEENEAYMWRYFIENEMLYSDDQKLTSRFIAPAPFSKFFLEIDNDSPGRVGAWIGWQMVRSYMKNNSDVSLAELFKIEPKEIFEKSKYKPKK, encoded by the coding sequence ATGAAATTATATCGCTTTGCAGTGGTTCTATGCCTGTTTTTTTTGTCTTGCGACCAAAAATCTAAGGTTGAAAAAGAAGTAGAAGAAATTCCTGTAGATGTTAAGGTGGAACGTTTTGATAAGGTGTTTTTTGAAACCAAACCTGAAGATCTGGCAAAGATTAAAAAACAATATCCTTTTTTCTTTCCGGCAGGGAATGATGATAATGTTTGGCTGCAAAAAATGCAAGAACCAATTTGGAGGGAAGTGTATGATGAAGTGCAAAAAAAGTACGGTAACTTTGAACCTGTAAGAGAGGAATTCAATGCTCTTTTTCAGCACGTAAAATATTATTTTCCAAAAACTAAAATTCCAAAAGTGATTACCGTTATTGGAGAAATGGATTATAACGCTAAGGCAATTTATGCAGACAGCCTAGTAGTTGTAGCTTTGGAATTGTATTTGGGAAAAGAGCATAAGTTTTATGAGTTCCCGAATTATTTAAAACAGAATTTTGAAGAAAAACAGATTATGCCAGATGTGGTTTCTAGTTTTTCTTACCGAAACATTTTAAATTCAGTAGACAAAAGTTTGGTTTCGCAAATGATTTTTGAAGGAAAACAGCTTTATGCGAAAGATTTGCTTCTACCAAATTATACCGATGCAGAAAAAATGGGATACACACCAGAACAAATTAAATGGTGCGAAGAAAATGAAGCCTACATGTGGCGATATTTTATAGAAAATGAAATGCTTTACAGTGATGATCAGAAACTGACATCAAGATTTATAGCTCCTGCGCCTTTTTCTAAATTCTTTTTAGAAATTGATAATGATTCTCCTGGCCGTGTTGGTGCATGGATTGGATGGCAGATGGTGCGTTCTTATATGAAAAACAATAGTGATGTTTCTTTGGCAGAGTTATTTAAAATCGAGCCGAAAGAAATCTTCGAAAAATCAAAATATAAACCTAAGAAATAA
- a CDS encoding RNA polymerase sigma factor → MKIISLHQEETKIIKLAVENNRQAQQQIYGKYSSKMLSVCRQYIKDIQLAEDVMITAFMKVFTNLKNFEHKGSFEGWIRRIMVNECISYLRVQKKVKFAEDEFFVEESFNEIDSQFTVEQIQYLIDALPDGYKMVFNLYAIEGYKHNEIAKMLGINEGTSKSQLSHARKMLQTQITILKKQDNGTE, encoded by the coding sequence ATGAAAATTATTTCGTTACATCAAGAAGAAACCAAAATCATAAAGCTGGCTGTCGAGAACAATCGTCAGGCACAACAGCAGATTTATGGTAAATATTCTTCAAAAATGTTAAGTGTCTGTCGTCAATATATAAAGGACATTCAATTAGCAGAAGATGTAATGATAACGGCTTTCATGAAAGTGTTTACGAATTTAAAAAACTTCGAACACAAAGGAAGTTTTGAAGGCTGGATCCGCCGAATTATGGTTAACGAATGTATTTCTTATTTACGAGTTCAGAAAAAAGTAAAATTTGCCGAAGATGAATTTTTTGTTGAAGAAAGCTTTAATGAAATTGACAGCCAATTTACTGTAGAACAGATTCAGTATTTGATTGATGCCTTGCCGGATGGGTACAAAATGGTTTTTAATTTATACGCTATTGAAGGTTATAAACATAATGAAATTGCCAAGATGTTAGGAATTAATGAAGGAACATCAAAATCGCAATTATCGCACGCTAGAAAAATGCTGCAAACACAAATTACTATTTTAAAAAAACAAGATAATGGAACCGAATAA
- a CDS encoding response regulator transcription factor, with protein sequence MIKVCLADNHPVTHFGVKSYFKDHDQISIVANVGNFSMVRDILQTKEIDILILDLELEGLSSIFEIKSILKNFPKTKIVIFSDLAEQMYAPNAIKAGVSGYVHKTEKLETLGHSIIKVQEGKIIINETVRKNMALIAKQSKSERLYRKLSNREIEVLRYLSDGKKNNEISKILNLNEKTISTYKLRLLTKLNVTNLVDLVNKAKTLEII encoded by the coding sequence ATGATTAAAGTATGTCTAGCAGACAATCATCCTGTGACGCACTTTGGCGTTAAGTCTTATTTCAAAGACCACGATCAAATTTCAATTGTTGCCAACGTAGGCAATTTTTCAATGGTTAGAGATATCCTTCAAACGAAGGAAATCGACATTCTAATCTTAGATTTAGAACTAGAAGGTCTTTCTAGTATCTTCGAAATCAAATCGATTTTGAAAAATTTCCCAAAAACAAAAATTGTTATTTTCAGTGATCTTGCTGAGCAAATGTACGCTCCAAACGCAATTAAAGCAGGAGTTTCCGGGTATGTACACAAAACAGAAAAACTAGAAACTCTAGGACATTCTATTATTAAAGTACAAGAAGGAAAAATCATCATCAACGAAACAGTACGCAAAAACATGGCCCTTATTGCGAAACAAAGCAAAAGCGAGCGTCTGTACAGAAAACTTTCTAATCGCGAGATTGAAGTTTTACGTTACTTAAGTGATGGAAAGAAAAACAATGAAATCTCTAAAATCTTAAATCTGAACGAAAAAACGATCAGTACTTACAAACTAAGATTATTGACTAAATTAAATGTTACTAATTTAGTTGACTTAGTAAATAAAGCTAAGACTTTAGAAATTATCTAA
- the gldC gene encoding gliding motility protein GldC: MANINSEIKFNIELDENRVPEKLTWSAQDGGVKAEEAKAIMLSIWDSKAKETMRIDLWTKDMPVDEMKIFFHQTLVAMSDTFKRATDDEKMSDTMKDFCDYFAEKLELTKQ; the protein is encoded by the coding sequence ATGGCAAATATAAACTCAGAGATTAAATTCAATATAGAATTAGACGAAAACCGTGTTCCAGAAAAATTAACTTGGAGCGCACAAGATGGAGGTGTAAAAGCTGAAGAAGCAAAAGCAATTATGCTGTCAATCTGGGACAGCAAAGCAAAAGAAACGATGCGTATCGATTTATGGACAAAAGATATGCCGGTAGACGAAATGAAGATTTTCTTTCATCAGACTTTAGTAGCGATGTCAGATACTTTTAAACGTGCAACAGACGACGAAAAAATGTCTGACACTATGAAAGATTTCTGTGATTACTTTGCAGAGAAACTGGAATTAACAAAACAGTAA